Proteins found in one Geomonas subterranea genomic segment:
- a CDS encoding methyltransferase domain-containing protein, with translation MHNPERRYLMEHAGESLRLDMKTDNAVTEKQARWAGLAPGMSVIDIGCGPGKTTSVLGELVQPGGRAVGVDLSEQRLAFAREHYGSDTVSFERRDLYQPLAGLGEFDFAWCRFVLEYHLADCFDLVRNISAALKPGGILCLIDLDHNCLSHFGHSPRMERAVAATMKSLEEKDNFDPYVGRKLYSFLYDLGYQDIDVKVEAHHQIFGELKEVDGFNWTRKVEVAAKRSGYGFDEYEGGYEEFLTEFRAFFANPRRFTYTPIISCRGRKPQAS, from the coding sequence ATGCATAATCCGGAACGACGCTACCTGATGGAACACGCCGGGGAATCCCTCCGGCTCGACATGAAAACAGACAACGCTGTGACCGAGAAGCAGGCGCGGTGGGCAGGGCTCGCGCCGGGCATGAGCGTCATCGATATCGGCTGCGGCCCCGGCAAGACGACCAGCGTCCTGGGGGAACTGGTGCAGCCGGGTGGGCGGGCCGTGGGCGTCGACCTGTCCGAGCAGCGCCTCGCCTTCGCCCGGGAGCACTACGGTTCGGACACGGTGAGCTTCGAGCGCCGCGACCTCTACCAGCCCCTCGCCGGGCTCGGCGAGTTCGATTTCGCCTGGTGCCGCTTCGTCCTCGAGTACCACCTCGCCGACTGCTTCGACCTGGTGCGCAACATCTCGGCCGCGCTCAAGCCGGGGGGGATACTATGCCTCATCGACCTCGACCACAACTGTCTCAGCCATTTCGGCCATTCTCCGCGCATGGAGCGCGCCGTCGCCGCCACCATGAAGAGCCTCGAGGAAAAAGACAACTTTGACCCGTACGTGGGGCGGAAGCTGTACTCCTTTCTCTACGATCTCGGCTACCAGGACATCGACGTGAAGGTCGAGGCGCATCACCAGATCTTCGGCGAACTGAAGGAGGTGGACGGTTTCAACTGGACCAGAAAGGTCGAGGTGGCCGCCAAGAGGTCAGGCTACGGCTTCGACGAGTACGAAGGTGGCTACGAGGAATTTCTGACCGAATTCCGCGCCTTCTTCGCCAATCCCCGCCGCTTCACCTACACCCCGATCATCTCCTGCCGCGGCCGCAAACCTCAGGCCTCCTGA